In a genomic window of Pelotomaculum thermopropionicum SI:
- a CDS encoding predicted permease: protein MNFPVLEFLQKVLLTSFDILNGASVWLVASFVLAGALHNLVSPDKLQRMLGNRKISSLVKATVSGMLLPICSCGVIPLGLSLYYSGAYLGPTLAFMTATPIINPAAVLLAYGLLGPQIATIYLVSGFLVPLLAGVAGNAFAGREIHLPGAEEPVKLVELEAGENVSLAKKLQTGLYWGFMDMGVMVSKYVCIGMLLAGLIIALVPAAYIQQYLGNPGMISLGGIALLGAVMYVCAVGHIPFIAALVAGGAAPGLAITFLLAGVATNLPELISIYKLIGRRTILIYSSVLIGSAFAIGYLTNRMLMPGFVPFFDLDRSRQAVGVAGSLIFAAPEPLRYLCAAVVLGLGFYSIWPKVKRFFIKLGTAP, encoded by the coding sequence ATGAACTTTCCGGTTTTAGAGTTTTTGCAAAAAGTTCTCCTTACTTCCTTTGACATACTGAACGGCGCCTCCGTCTGGCTTGTTGCAAGTTTTGTCCTGGCCGGAGCGCTGCACAACCTGGTCAGCCCGGACAAGCTGCAGCGCATGCTGGGAAACCGCAAGATTTCCTCACTGGTTAAGGCGACAGTTTCGGGAATGTTGCTGCCAATTTGCAGCTGCGGAGTAATTCCGTTAGGGCTGAGTCTCTATTACTCGGGAGCCTACCTGGGTCCCACTCTGGCCTTTATGACGGCCACTCCAATTATCAACCCGGCCGCCGTCCTGCTGGCCTACGGCCTGCTGGGGCCCCAAATCGCGACCATATACCTTGTGTCCGGGTTTTTGGTTCCTCTTTTGGCCGGCGTGGCGGGCAACGCGTTTGCAGGGCGGGAAATCCATCTTCCCGGAGCAGAAGAACCGGTGAAGTTAGTTGAGCTGGAAGCGGGAGAAAATGTCAGCCTTGCTAAAAAGCTTCAAACCGGCTTGTATTGGGGATTTATGGACATGGGGGTAATGGTCAGTAAATATGTATGCATTGGAATGCTGCTGGCCGGCCTGATCATAGCGCTTGTCCCGGCAGCGTACATCCAGCAGTACCTGGGCAATCCTGGCATGATTTCATTGGGAGGAATCGCCCTCCTGGGAGCGGTTATGTACGTTTGCGCGGTAGGGCACATTCCGTTTATTGCGGCGCTGGTCGCCGGTGGGGCGGCTCCCGGCCTGGCCATAACTTTTCTTTTGGCCGGGGTTGCCACTAATCTGCCGGAGCTGATCAGCATTTACAAATTAATCGGCAGGAGGACTATCTTAATCTACTCTTCAGTTCTTATCGGCTCTGCTTTTGCCATCGGCTACCTGACCAACAGGATGCTGATGCCGGGCTTTGTTCCCTTCTTTGATTTGGACAGATCGCGCCAGGCTGTAGGGGTGGCCGGCAGTCTCATTTTTGCCGCGCCCGAACCGTTGCGGTACCTGTGCGCCGCCGTGGTTTTAGGGCTGGGTTTTTACTCTATATGGCCGAAGGTTAAACGGTTTTTTATTAAATTGGGGACAGCGCCATGA